In one Lolium rigidum isolate FL_2022 chromosome 3, APGP_CSIRO_Lrig_0.1, whole genome shotgun sequence genomic region, the following are encoded:
- the LOC124704685 gene encoding uncharacterized protein LOC124704685 isoform X2 has translation MDVEKAAPKGHGFFGLFDWGKSKKSKRRLFSGSGGYSPAQGSSVDGKETDGSVPSTPSHSVLGDAMSLKESSDQSCSSSVIDDEGCARRGPTVVARLMGLDSMPAASSSGPYPMPFSGQHAFQNNAHDELIGRSYVGMSSPHKMPSSPIDRFSMEALPPRFARRTLSVAQQKLFSPVKNPNHVSSRNAADIMEAASRIIGPGVDNSSSYRVRDVGYSNDVRAFNPREIVRVQQMSQAAKKRDVSASSKPPSGKLSDGSSITSETTSSFRVSQSNGGAPAAPRVKAVRGPSADFRATNGQGREGISRSSRKLAIHTDPVHNIVERNGFNQQKQNRNNRVGMSSSSNVLVQNNRKQNAMGAENHSERQKLDSKSATLGQQQRNLHAPNVAPRKAEITRTRSENGTKGNRKGELQPANYTLRKQNSTAKTIPKPRRLPDEGMHSKKNQPGNKILADRSPRRVRHNIVIEEQSSFSTNKKKISTEIVSFTFTSPVDKSLPGSHFPNHSVQKRPAENWNSVSTSSNTSNTESDTIDGDCLRLLLEQKLRELTSGVRSPYSKPANGVRIYAPSPVLDDAASACDTSSIASTDYDRDSIQSFKDGKDEIPRSDLVSKNDQYDNDFIDQVELEHLHLSPHSTWEASLSTETCSSAESRTNANESRLFSSTEGAATSGSTHYGRVQEVEALSEYSDTASSITAATAEISPPESSSSCRMEMNFLREILKATSVRDYACSYLERFGSSDILDPHLFEELIGNFRMSVGEEEGKYLRMIRRLLFDCTNEILSVKCAYYFSAGYSSWFMGMAVLQKLSPEEIYQEMNCLKVAEEWMVDELVYREMSGPLGSWVDFRTESYEAGKDITAELLESLVDEIVADLIYW, from the exons ATGGATGTGGAGAAGGCCGCGCCCAAGGGACATGGCTTCTTCGGCCTCTTTGACTGGGGCAAGAGCAAGAAGTCCAAGAGGCGGCTGTTCAGCGGGAGCGGGGGCTACTCGCCGGCGCAGG GGAGTTCCGTAGATGGGAAGGAAACTGATGGCAGCGTGCCAAGTACGCCGTCGCACTCG GTCCTCGGAGATGCGATGAGTCTCAAGGAAAGCAGTGACCAGAGCTGCTCATCCTCTGTGATTGACGATGAAGGTTGCGCGAGGAGGGGACCCACCGTCGTGGCGAGGCTCATGGGTCTGGATTCCATGCCTGCGGCAAGCTCGTCTGGACCCTACCCGATGCCTTTCTCCGGGCAACATGCGTTCCAGAATAATGCCCATGATGAGTTGATTGGCAGAAGCTATGTTGGCATGTCGAGTCCACATAAGATGCCGAGTAGTCCTATTGACCGGTTTAGCATGGAAGCGCTGCCTCCAAGATTTGCCAGAAGGACACTCTCAGTTGCGCAACAGAAGCTATTCTCCCCAGTCAAGAATCCCAATCATGTATCAAGCAGGAATGCTGCTGATATAATGGAGGCTGCATCTAGGATCATTGGGCCTGGAGTTGACAACTCTAGCTCTTACAGAGTTCGTGATGTTGGGTACTCAAATGACGTGCGCGCCTTCAACCCGAGAGAGATTGTAAGAGTCCAGCAAATGTCCCAAGCGGCAAAGAAGCGCGACGTCTCAGCTTCCTCTAAGCCACCCAGTGGAAAACTGTCGGATGGAAGCTCGATAACTTCAGAGACAACATCTTCTTTCAGGGTCTCACAGTCAAATGGAGGTGCCCCAGCTGCTCCAAGGGTCAAGGCCGTCAGAGGACCATCGGCAGATTTTAGAGCTACGAATGGCCAAGGAAGAGAAGGTATAAGCAGAAGCAGCAGGAAACTTGCAATTCATACGGATCCAGTACATAACATCGTTGAGAGAAATGGGTTCAATCAACAAAAGCAAAACAGGAATAACCGAGTGGGCATGTCAAGTTCTTCCAATGTGCTTGTGCAAAATAACAGAAAGCAGAATGCTATGGGTGCTGAGAACCACTCAGAAAGGCAGAAGCTGGATTCAAAGTCAGCAACACTCGGTCAGCAACAAAGAAACCTGCATGCACCAAACGTTGCTCCCAGAAAGGCTGAGATCACAAGGACACGCTCTGAAAATGGTACGAAAGGAAACAGAAAAGGGGAGTTGCAGCCAGCCAACTATACACTCAGAAAACAAAACTCTACAGCCAAAACAATCCCCAAGCCAAGAAGATTACCAGATGAGGGAATGCATTCAAAGAAAAACCAGCCAGGTAATAAAATTCTCGCTGACAGAAGCCCAAGGCGTGTTCGGCACAATATCGTGATAGAGGAGCAATCATCTTTCTcaacaaacaaaaagaaaattagCACTGAGATTGTTTCGTTCACGTTTACCTCACCAGTTGACAAGTCATTACCTGGTTCTCATTTTCCCAATCATTCTGTGCAAAAACGCCCGGCAGAGAATTGGAACTCAGTGTCAACTTCGAGCAACACATCAAATACCGAATCTGATACCATAGATGGTGATTGTTTGAGACTTCTTCTTGAGCAGAAGTTAAGAGAATTGACTTCTGGGGTGAGGTCACCTTACTCTAAGCCAGCCAATGGAGTTCGGATATACGCCCCTTCACCAGTTTTGGATGATGCAGCATCAGCCTGTGACACATCTAGCATTGCATCCACTGATTATGACAGAGACTCAATACAATCTTTCAAGGACGGAAAAGACGAGATTCCGCGGTCAGATCTTGTATCAAAAAATGATCAG TATGATAATGATTTCATTGATCAAGTggagttagagcatcttcacttaAGCCCCCATTCTACATGGGAAGCTTCTCTTTCAACAGAAACCTGCAGCTCTGCAGAGAGCCGGACAAATGCAAATG AATCAAGGTTATTTAGTTCAACAGAAGGAGCAGCAACATCTGGTTCAACACACTATGGGAGAGTCCAAGAAGTGGAGGCTTTATCAGAATATTCTGACACAGCCTCATCTATCACGGCCGCTACAGCTGAAATCTCCCCACCAGAGAGCAGCAGCTCATGTCGTATGGAGATGAACTTCTTAAGAGAAATACTGAAAGCTACTTCTGTCAGAGACTATGCTTGCTCTTATTTGGAGCGATTTGGCAGCTCAGATATCCTGGATCCACATCTGTTTGAAGAACTAATTGGCAATTTTAGAATGTCAGTGGGTGAAGAAGAGGGCAAATATCTCAGAATGATACGGAGGCTGCTCTTTGACTGCACGAATGAAATATTAAGCGTGAAATGCGCATACTACTTCAGTGCTGGTTACAGCTCATGGTTTATGGGTATGGCCGTGCTTCAGAAGCTCTCGCCGGAAGAAATCTACCAAGAGATGAACTGTTTGAAGGTTGCCGAGGAATGGATGGTGGACGAACTCGTGTACAGAGAAATGAGTGGTCCTCTCGGGAGCTGGGTCGATTTCAGGACGGAGTCATATGAAGCTGGCAAAGACATAACGGCAGAGCTGCTAGAGTCCTTGGTTGATGAAATTGTTGCTGATCTTATATATTGGTAG
- the LOC124704685 gene encoding uncharacterized protein LOC124704685 isoform X1, whose product MDVEKAAPKGHGFFGLFDWGKSKKSKRRLFSGSGGYSPAQGSSVDGKETDGSVPSTPSHSVLGDAMSLKESSDQSCSSSVIDDEGCARRGPTVVARLMGLDSMPAASSSGPYPMPFSGQHAFQNNAHDELIGRSYVGMSSPHKMPSSPIDRFSMEALPPRFARRTLSVAQQKLFSPVKNPNHVSSRNAADIMEAASRIIGPGVDNSSSYRVRDVGYSNDVRAFNPREIVRVQQMSQAAKKRDVSASSKPPSGKLSDGSSITSETTSSFRVSQSNGGAPAAPRVKAVRGPSADFRATNGQGREGISRSSRKLAIHTDPVHNIVERNGFNQQKQNRNNRVGMSSSSNVLVQNNRKQNAMGAENHSERQKLDSKSATLGQQQRNLHAPNVAPRKAEITRTRSENGTKGNRKGELQPANYTLRKQNSTAKTIPKPRRLPDEGMHSKKNQPGNKILADRSPRRVRHNIVIEEQSSFSTNKKKISTEIVSFTFTSPVDKSLPGSHFPNHSVQKRPAENWNSVSTSSNTSNTESDTIDGDCLRLLLEQKLRELTSGVRSPYSKPANGVRIYAPSPVLDDAASACDTSSIASTDYDRDSIQSFKDGKDEIPRSDLVSKNDQSSQSVKYDNDFIDQVELEHLHLSPHSTWEASLSTETCSSAESRTNANESRLFSSTEGAATSGSTHYGRVQEVEALSEYSDTASSITAATAEISPPESSSSCRMEMNFLREILKATSVRDYACSYLERFGSSDILDPHLFEELIGNFRMSVGEEEGKYLRMIRRLLFDCTNEILSVKCAYYFSAGYSSWFMGMAVLQKLSPEEIYQEMNCLKVAEEWMVDELVYREMSGPLGSWVDFRTESYEAGKDITAELLESLVDEIVADLIYW is encoded by the exons ATGGATGTGGAGAAGGCCGCGCCCAAGGGACATGGCTTCTTCGGCCTCTTTGACTGGGGCAAGAGCAAGAAGTCCAAGAGGCGGCTGTTCAGCGGGAGCGGGGGCTACTCGCCGGCGCAGG GGAGTTCCGTAGATGGGAAGGAAACTGATGGCAGCGTGCCAAGTACGCCGTCGCACTCG GTCCTCGGAGATGCGATGAGTCTCAAGGAAAGCAGTGACCAGAGCTGCTCATCCTCTGTGATTGACGATGAAGGTTGCGCGAGGAGGGGACCCACCGTCGTGGCGAGGCTCATGGGTCTGGATTCCATGCCTGCGGCAAGCTCGTCTGGACCCTACCCGATGCCTTTCTCCGGGCAACATGCGTTCCAGAATAATGCCCATGATGAGTTGATTGGCAGAAGCTATGTTGGCATGTCGAGTCCACATAAGATGCCGAGTAGTCCTATTGACCGGTTTAGCATGGAAGCGCTGCCTCCAAGATTTGCCAGAAGGACACTCTCAGTTGCGCAACAGAAGCTATTCTCCCCAGTCAAGAATCCCAATCATGTATCAAGCAGGAATGCTGCTGATATAATGGAGGCTGCATCTAGGATCATTGGGCCTGGAGTTGACAACTCTAGCTCTTACAGAGTTCGTGATGTTGGGTACTCAAATGACGTGCGCGCCTTCAACCCGAGAGAGATTGTAAGAGTCCAGCAAATGTCCCAAGCGGCAAAGAAGCGCGACGTCTCAGCTTCCTCTAAGCCACCCAGTGGAAAACTGTCGGATGGAAGCTCGATAACTTCAGAGACAACATCTTCTTTCAGGGTCTCACAGTCAAATGGAGGTGCCCCAGCTGCTCCAAGGGTCAAGGCCGTCAGAGGACCATCGGCAGATTTTAGAGCTACGAATGGCCAAGGAAGAGAAGGTATAAGCAGAAGCAGCAGGAAACTTGCAATTCATACGGATCCAGTACATAACATCGTTGAGAGAAATGGGTTCAATCAACAAAAGCAAAACAGGAATAACCGAGTGGGCATGTCAAGTTCTTCCAATGTGCTTGTGCAAAATAACAGAAAGCAGAATGCTATGGGTGCTGAGAACCACTCAGAAAGGCAGAAGCTGGATTCAAAGTCAGCAACACTCGGTCAGCAACAAAGAAACCTGCATGCACCAAACGTTGCTCCCAGAAAGGCTGAGATCACAAGGACACGCTCTGAAAATGGTACGAAAGGAAACAGAAAAGGGGAGTTGCAGCCAGCCAACTATACACTCAGAAAACAAAACTCTACAGCCAAAACAATCCCCAAGCCAAGAAGATTACCAGATGAGGGAATGCATTCAAAGAAAAACCAGCCAGGTAATAAAATTCTCGCTGACAGAAGCCCAAGGCGTGTTCGGCACAATATCGTGATAGAGGAGCAATCATCTTTCTcaacaaacaaaaagaaaattagCACTGAGATTGTTTCGTTCACGTTTACCTCACCAGTTGACAAGTCATTACCTGGTTCTCATTTTCCCAATCATTCTGTGCAAAAACGCCCGGCAGAGAATTGGAACTCAGTGTCAACTTCGAGCAACACATCAAATACCGAATCTGATACCATAGATGGTGATTGTTTGAGACTTCTTCTTGAGCAGAAGTTAAGAGAATTGACTTCTGGGGTGAGGTCACCTTACTCTAAGCCAGCCAATGGAGTTCGGATATACGCCCCTTCACCAGTTTTGGATGATGCAGCATCAGCCTGTGACACATCTAGCATTGCATCCACTGATTATGACAGAGACTCAATACAATCTTTCAAGGACGGAAAAGACGAGATTCCGCGGTCAGATCTTGTATCAAAAAATGATCAG TCTTCTCAATCTGTGAAGTATGATAATGATTTCATTGATCAAGTggagttagagcatcttcacttaAGCCCCCATTCTACATGGGAAGCTTCTCTTTCAACAGAAACCTGCAGCTCTGCAGAGAGCCGGACAAATGCAAATG AATCAAGGTTATTTAGTTCAACAGAAGGAGCAGCAACATCTGGTTCAACACACTATGGGAGAGTCCAAGAAGTGGAGGCTTTATCAGAATATTCTGACACAGCCTCATCTATCACGGCCGCTACAGCTGAAATCTCCCCACCAGAGAGCAGCAGCTCATGTCGTATGGAGATGAACTTCTTAAGAGAAATACTGAAAGCTACTTCTGTCAGAGACTATGCTTGCTCTTATTTGGAGCGATTTGGCAGCTCAGATATCCTGGATCCACATCTGTTTGAAGAACTAATTGGCAATTTTAGAATGTCAGTGGGTGAAGAAGAGGGCAAATATCTCAGAATGATACGGAGGCTGCTCTTTGACTGCACGAATGAAATATTAAGCGTGAAATGCGCATACTACTTCAGTGCTGGTTACAGCTCATGGTTTATGGGTATGGCCGTGCTTCAGAAGCTCTCGCCGGAAGAAATCTACCAAGAGATGAACTGTTTGAAGGTTGCCGAGGAATGGATGGTGGACGAACTCGTGTACAGAGAAATGAGTGGTCCTCTCGGGAGCTGGGTCGATTTCAGGACGGAGTCATATGAAGCTGGCAAAGACATAACGGCAGAGCTGCTAGAGTCCTTGGTTGATGAAATTGTTGCTGATCTTATATATTGGTAG